In a genomic window of Deinococcus aestuarii:
- a CDS encoding ABC-F family ATP-binding cassette domain-containing protein: MLQLRGVARVFGDQTVFADVDLEVGGGERLALVGENGGGKTTLLRGMAGLDAPDAGTVTRTGRVAYLAQHADTGGATVLDAVTPEEVRGARGEFEAASARLGEGTGAALHAFADAEEAFRAAGGYSFEVRAAEVLDGLGLTPGASTARLSGGQMRRVMLARLLLSPADLCLLDEPTNHLDAEGAAWLEGWIRASGTPFVFASHDRAFLDAVATRTAELERGGLTVYPGGYSEAMAVKETLRDAQARDHAAYRRKREALDEERRRQASIGSVQENRRRARDNDKFLSSHKAGRAQQIHSARAQAMQKQIDRLDEQAVSKPFQDRRTLRLDLPAAPPGPSEVLTARDLTVVRGGRAVLCALRLDVRRGDRIALTGPNGGGKSTLLAALLGTLPHGGEVRRGQGLTVYAAGQHGEELAGLETVGDALLNANPALTPHQLHEVGAQVGLPGGPAFPLAGLSGGQRTRLSLARLGVTRAQLLVLDEPTNHLDVRAIEALEALLLAFPGTVLLASHDRALVGRVATRVWDVRGGGVTEGPG; this comes from the coding sequence GTGTTACAGCTCAGAGGGGTCGCCCGCGTGTTCGGCGACCAGACCGTTTTTGCGGATGTGGACCTGGAGGTCGGCGGGGGCGAACGCCTCGCGCTCGTCGGGGAGAACGGCGGCGGGAAGACGACGCTGCTGCGCGGGATGGCGGGCCTGGACGCGCCCGACGCCGGGACGGTGACGCGGACGGGCCGGGTGGCCTACCTCGCCCAGCACGCGGACACGGGCGGGGCGACGGTCCTCGATGCCGTGACGCCAGAGGAGGTGAGGGGGGCACGCGGGGAGTTCGAGGCGGCCTCCGCGAGGCTCGGCGAAGGCACAGGCGCGGCCCTCCACGCCTTCGCCGACGCCGAGGAAGCCTTCCGCGCGGCGGGCGGGTACAGCTTCGAGGTCCGGGCCGCCGAGGTGCTGGACGGGTTGGGGCTCACGCCGGGGGCCTCCACCGCCCGATTGTCGGGTGGGCAGATGCGCCGGGTGATGCTGGCCCGGCTGCTCCTCTCCCCCGCCGACCTGTGTCTCCTCGACGAACCGACGAACCACCTCGACGCGGAGGGGGCGGCGTGGCTGGAGGGCTGGATTCGGGCCTCGGGCACGCCCTTCGTCTTCGCCAGCCACGACCGGGCCTTTCTGGATGCGGTGGCGACGCGGACGGCGGAACTGGAGCGCGGGGGGCTCACCGTCTACCCGGGCGGCTATTCGGAGGCGATGGCGGTCAAGGAGACCCTGCGGGACGCCCAGGCCCGCGACCACGCGGCGTACCGGAGAAAGAGGGAGGCGTTGGACGAGGAGCGGCGGCGGCAGGCCAGCATCGGCTCGGTGCAGGAAAACCGCCGCCGGGCGCGGGACAACGACAAGTTCCTGTCCAGCCACAAGGCGGGGCGGGCGCAGCAGATCCACTCGGCCCGGGCGCAGGCGATGCAAAAGCAGATCGACCGATTGGACGAACAGGCCGTCTCGAAGCCTTTTCAGGACCGCCGCACGCTTCGCCTCGACCTGCCCGCCGCTCCCCCCGGCCCCTCCGAGGTGCTGACGGCCCGCGACCTCACCGTCGTGCGCGGTGGGCGGGCCGTGCTCTGTGCCCTGCGGCTGGACGTGCGCCGGGGCGACCGCATCGCCCTGACCGGGCCGAACGGCGGCGGGAAAAGTACCCTGCTGGCCGCGCTCCTCGGCACCCTGCCGCACGGGGGCGAGGTGCGCCGGGGGCAGGGCCTGACCGTCTACGCGGCGGGCCAGCACGGCGAGGAGTTGGCGGGGCTGGAGACGGTCGGGGACGCGCTGCTGAACGCCAATCCGGCCCTCACACCCCACCAGCTCCACGAGGTCGGGGCGCAGGTGGGGCTGCCGGGCGGCCCGGCCTTTCCGCTCGCGGGGCTGTCGGGCGGGCAGCGCACGCGGCTGAGTCTCGCGCGGCTGGGCGTGACGCGGGCACAACTTCTCGTGCTCGACGAGCCGACCAACCACCTCGACGTCCGGGCGATTGAGGCGCTCGAAGCCCTGCTCCTCGCCTTCCCGGGGACCGTTCTCCTCGCCAGCCACGACCGCGCGCTGGTGGGCCGGGTGGCGACGCGGGTGTGGGACGTGCGGGGCGGAGGGGTGACGGAGGGGCCGGGCTGA
- a CDS encoding MerR family transcriptional regulator: MRVKIGELSRQTGLSVRTLRHYDALGLLTPGERTGGAHRLYSPGDAERLWQIQALKSLGLSLEAVRQVLDDPGHAPAGLLRRHIEHVEARVREEQAYLARLRRLERAGQPTWAELMEVIRMSEENRKKVDRMLETVRSVGEDGRENFDEGQMAYLRERAGTVGQTRMGEVQREWPELMTEVLNEMERGTPPTDPRVKALAERWHALVREFTGGRQDIGDGLNRGYERRMTPEMQAMWAYISAAGE; encoded by the coding sequence ATGCGCGTGAAGATCGGTGAACTCTCCCGCCAGACGGGCCTGAGCGTCCGGACCCTGCGCCACTACGACGCGCTGGGCCTGCTCACGCCGGGCGAGCGCACGGGCGGCGCGCACCGCCTGTACTCCCCAGGGGACGCCGAGCGGCTGTGGCAGATTCAGGCTCTCAAGTCCCTGGGCCTGAGCCTGGAAGCCGTCCGGCAGGTGCTGGACGACCCGGGGCACGCTCCCGCCGGGTTGCTGCGGCGGCACATCGAACACGTCGAGGCGCGCGTGCGGGAGGAGCAGGCCTACCTCGCCCGGCTGCGGAGGCTGGAACGTGCGGGGCAGCCCACCTGGGCGGAACTCATGGAGGTGATTCGGATGAGCGAGGAAAATCGCAAGAAGGTCGACCGCATGTTGGAGACGGTCCGGAGCGTCGGCGAGGATGGCCGCGAGAACTTCGACGAGGGCCAGATGGCCTACCTGCGAGAACGGGCCGGGACGGTCGGGCAGACGCGCATGGGGGAGGTGCAGCGCGAGTGGCCCGAGCTGATGACCGAGGTGCTGAACGAGATGGAGCGCGGCACGCCCCCGACCGACCCGAGGGTCAAGGCGTTGGCCGAGCGCTGGCACGCCCTCGTGCGTGAATTCACGGGCGGGCGGCAGGACATCGGGGACGGGTTGAACCGCGGGTACGAACGCCGCATGACCCCCGAGATGCAGGCGATGTGGGCGTACAT